GCGGGATATTGCCCGGTCGTTTGGTCTCTCCGAGCGCGTCGCGGTCCTTTCGGGGGGGAGGTTCGGCGATGTCGGCCGCCACCCGGCGGTCGACAGGTCTCTTGCCGATGCCGAACTCGTGGCCCGCCTCGGCAACGCGGAGCACTGCGAGATCCTGATCGAGGAGGCGGTCAGGCGGTGCGGGGTGATCATCGCCCCAGACGGGATATCGGGGAACCTGATCTTCCGCACTCTGACCTTCCTCGGGAAGGGATCCGGGCATGGGGCGCCGGTGGTCAATATCGACAGAATTTTCGTGGATACCTCGCGCGCCTCTCCCGACTACACGAGTGCGGTTCTCCTCGCCGCGTCGATGGGCGACCGGTAAAAAACGTATTTTTGAACTGTTTTTCCAATAATTCCCGATTATAATCGTTATTTATTTTGGAGCACGATCTGCGATGCAAAATCCACCTCCCCGATAAATCCCCCCCCAAACACCCATCGAAAGCCTTACCGGCGGCATCGTTACGAAACCCTTAAATAGTCTTCGAGAAACTGATAATTTAGAGGTAATTAGACATGGCAGACTTACCTATTGCAGCGGTTGTCAGAATCGCAAAGAAGAACGGTGCTGAGAGAGTTGGAAGCGATGCAGCTGCGGCCCTTGTCGCAAAGGCTGAGGCCTACATCGCCAACCTGACCAAGGAAGCAAACCGCCTTGCCCAGCACGCTGGCCGCAAGACGATCAAGGAAGAGGATGTTGAACTCGCGGCAAAGTCCGCCTGAGTTCTCCCTCTTTTCTCGTAGTCTCTATTCCTCGAAACCCCGGATGCGGGGTCTTTTGTGTCCGTCGTCGGTCTACCTCAATGCTGTCGGGAGAGCGTGCGCTCCGTCCGGCACAAGCTGCGAGTGCGGATGAACCTGACGCCGATCTGGCGCGACGGGATCCAGGACCGAGGACTGAAAATCTCGATCGAAGAAAAAAAGATCTGGAAAATTCCTGTTCCGGCGTGCCTGTGCCGGGGGGCTGCTGTTCGAAAACCTACGGTCACCGGCAAATCAAAGATTTGTCAGAACGGCCCTGTAGAATTCCTCCTACATAGATTGATAGTGTATGCTGATCCTCTGCCTTCCCCTTCCCGTTCGCCGGGGGACTTTTGCCCCCGGACCCCCGCGCGAGGATTGGTCCCGGGAAAAAAGGATCGGAGTTCTGGAGGATTATGTCATCCCTGCCTCTATCGTAATGGCAGGGGGTATGGGGGGCGGCAGCCCCCCGGACCAGGCGCTTATGAACAGAATTTTCTCCTATCGCTTCAGGACGTACTTTCCCGCGAGGGTTTACCATGAAAATGATCCCGAAGAACGTCTCTCCGGGTTTGCACGAGACTCTGACTCTCATCGAGCATCCCCTTTCAGAGATGGGAGGTCCGCATCTGCCTTCCCGGCCCTATCGCATTGCGGGGGTCCGGGGGCAACGAGAAGACCGAAGGTCTTCGAGGTAGTCCCCCGGCGCGAGCGTGGGGGAAGGCATGTTGACCAGCAGACCACAAAAAACAATTTTCATCGCGTATGCTTGAGTTCCCCGAGACTCATGCCCGATTCTACAGAGCCGTCAGAACGGGAAAATCTTCGATTTTCCCGTATTTCTCAAGCTCGCTTTGCTCGCACTCCCCACCCTCTGCCATGAGGATAGGGACGAGATGGTTATTTCCCTCCTCTGAATATCCTGTTCTGTCTTCCCGGGTTCTATCCTACGTAGGGGATCCGGGGGTGAAACCCCGGCGGACTGTATGGGAAAGGCAGCGGACCCGCGCGTTCCCTCATGGGATCAGAGTTACATTGACCCGAGCACGGGGTTTGCCATGAAACACCCGTCATGCAGTATGCCTGAGACATTCTCCCGACTCATGCCCGATTCTCCAGAGCCGAAAAAGAGATCTCCGACACACCACCGACGGTTCGGACCCATAGCAGTCAGGCCGGCGTCACTGCCGCACACAGAGCCTCGCAAACCCACTCTGCTGCGGGATCTGGCTCCCCCATGGGGCAGACGGTAAAATGGCAGGAAACACCCTCTAGGTGCAGCAAAAAAGAAAGTGGTCTCAGAGACCTATAGCGTGCCCTTGGTGCTCGGCACGCCGCTCCGCCGCGGGTCGACCGCCACGGCCTTCGCAAGGGCGATGCCGAAGGCCTTGAAGATCGCTTCGGCCATGTGGTGGTCGTTCCGCCCGTAGAACCTGATGTGGGCCGTGATCCCGGCACGGGTGCAGAGGCTATAAAAGAAGTGCTCGAAGAGGGTCGTGTCGATCCCGCCGACCGCGGGGCTGTTGAAGTCGCCGGTGAAGACCAGGTAGCCCCTCCCGCCGACATCGACCGCAACATCAGCGAGGGCCTCGTCCATCGGCACCGCCACGTCCGCAAAACGGGTGATGCCGCTGCCGTCCCCCACCGCCTCCTTGAGGGCCATGCCGAGGACGATCCCGAGGTCCTCCACCAGGTGGTGGGCGTCCACCTCCAGGTCGCCCTTCGCACGGATGGAGAGGCCGAAACCCCCGTGCCGTGCAAAAGAATTGAGCATGTGGTCCATGAAGGGGAGGCCGGTGGCGATATCGGCGCCCCCCTCCCCGTCCAGCGCGATGCTCAGGCCTATCTTCGTCTCCTTCGTCTCCCGTCTGACTTCTCCCATCCTCATTGTGCTGCCTCCCGTGCCTCTCTGATCGTGATCTTCCCGCTGTACAGGGCCGAACCGAGCACCACCCCCGAGACGCCGAGGTCCCGGAGTATCCTCACGTCGGCCGGCGTCGTCACCCCGCCAGCCACAACGACCGGGAGATCGGTGTGCTCCAGAAGGTGCCTGACCGGTTCGGGGTCGATCCCACGGCAGAGCCCCTCCACACTCACGTTCGTGAAGAGCAGAGACCCGGCACCGAGCATCTCGAAATGTTCGGCCCAGGAGAGGTAATCGCCCGCCTCCTCCTCCCAGCCCTCGATGACGACCCGGCCGCCGCGGGCGTCCACCCCGGCCATTACCTGCTCAGGCCCGAACTCCAGGGAGAGGTCGCGGACGATCTCGGGTTCCCTGACCGCGACTGTTCCCAGGATCACACGGCCGACGCCGATCTCCAGCCAGGCCCGTGCGTCCTCGCGGCTCCTGATACCACCGCCGAGTTCGACGAAGACGCCTGTCTCCTGGATCAGTTCCCGGATCTCGCGTACATTCGCCTGCGCGCTGCCAAAGGCGCCGTCCAGGTTGATCACGTGGAGGGCGTCGGCCCCGGCGTCGAGCCAGCGCCGCGCATTTTCAAGAGGCGTTCCGTAGGCGACCGCACTCTCTCGTTTGCCCTGCACCAGCTGGACACACTGGCCATTGAGGATATCGACTGCGGGAAAGACCATCATAGGCACTCAGGGGATCATCCTTTCGATCGACATCACCAGGATGTCGCGGGCGCCGGCCCTCTTGAGCTGGGTGATCAACTGGTAGACGCACTCCTCCTTGACGACCGCGTGCACGGCCACAAGGCCCTCCCTCGACGCCACGTCCATGACGGTCGGGCCGCCGAGGCCCGGGAGGACGCTCTCGATCTCAGGCAGGGCGTCCCTGTGGGCGTTCATCATGATATAGCACTGCCCCTTCGCCCGCAGCACGCTCTCCAGGGCCAGGAGCACCTCCTGGATCTTCTCCCTCTTCTTGGTGCGTGAGGCCGGGTTTGCGATGACGAGAGTGCTCGACCTCAGCACCTCGCCGAGGATGCGCAGCCTGTTCGTCTGGAGGGTGGTACCGGTGCTCGTCAGGTCGACGATGGCGTCGGCGATCCCGAGATAGGGCGTCGCCTCGCAGGCACCACCGACCGGGACGACAGATATCGAGATACCCTGCTTCTCGAAGAAGGTCTTCGTGATTGTCGGGAACTCGGTCGCCACCTTCGCCCCGGCAAGGTCGGCATACTCCTTCACCTTCGCGTCCTCGGGCACGGCCACCACCAGGGTCGCCCCGCCCATCTTCAGGTCGAGGAGTTCGTCGACGACGGAGCCGCGCTCCATCACCATGTCACGGCCGGTGATGCCGATATCCGCGGCGCCGTTCGCCACATATTCGGGGATGTCGATCGGGCGGGCAAAGAGCACCTCGATCTCGGGGTCCACCGTCTTTGCGATGAGCTTGCGCTCGCCGCCGTCGATGAGGTGGATCCCGCTCTTCTCCACGAGGTCCCTGATAGGTTGTGCAATCCGTCCTTTATTCGGGATTGCAAGACGTATACGGATAGGATCAGTCATCTATTCTCTCCCTGAAGGGATGGGAAATGTGTACGCAAAAAATGATCGGTTTAGAAGGTGTTCAGTTCGCCCCTGACGACCTTCTCGGTGATGTCACTGATGTTCTCAAGCCCGGTGTCGATGATCGCCTCGACAGCAGGCTGGATCGTCTTCATGTCGTAGCCCGGCTTCGGGATGACCTTCGCGCTCGCCACGAGCGGCTGGTCGACCGGGTGACCGATCTGGGAGAGGAGGCGGACATAGATCTCCTCGATGCCGTCCACTTCGGCGACGCAGGTGTTGCCGAGCTGGGTTGCAAGGAGGTTGTAGATCTTGCCGATGTGGTTGATCGGGTTCTTGCCGCTCGTCGCTTCCATGCTCATCGGCCTGTTCGGCGTGATCAGCCCATTGCAGCGGTTGCCGCGGCCGACAGAGCCGTCGTCGCCCATCTCGGCGGAGGTGCCGTTGACGGTCAGGAAGACGCTGCCTGCCGTGAGGTCGTCGGCGGTGTTCACGTCGACGTGGACCTTCCTGGTCGTGAAACGCGGGGCGATCTCGGTGATTGTCTCCTTGAGTCTCTCAACGGTCTCGACATATTCACCGATGTCGGCGAGGTACCGGTCGACCATCGCCACGGCGAGGGTGAGGGTGATCGCATCGCCGTCGCGCAGGCCCATGACCTTCACGTCGGTGCCGATCGCCGGGTTCTTCGGCCGATAGACAGTGTCAAGATAGTCGGAGACACCCTTGACCAGGCTCTCGGTCTCGCTGAAGGGAGCGTGGCCGACGCCGAAGGAGGTGTCGTTGGCACGCATGATCGCCGAGCCGCCGCAGACCTTGAAGACGTCGCGGAGGTCGGTCGAACCGGTCCCCATGCGGCAGTCGACGATGACGTCGCGCTCGAGGTTCATGATGGGGATGATGCTCTTGATGTACGAGCGTGCCGCCTCGACGGCGATCGAGTCGGCCGGGATGTTGATCCCGTCGAAGGTCTTTGTCGCCCTGCCGGTGAGGAGGACGTAGATGGGCTTGACGATCTTCCCGCCGCCGAAGTGGGGGATGGACTCGCCGGCCACGATCTCGCCCTGGTCGGTGTTGTGGTGGAGATAGACACCGCACTCTTCGAGGTACGCCTTGCAGAGCGCCCGTGAAACAGCTTCCGCAACGCCGTCGGCGATGCTGTCAGGGTGGCCGATGCACTTGCGTTCAATCAGTTCGATCCGCTGGTTCTCTATGGGGGTCTGCTCCAGCTGCTCAACCTTGATGTTTCTGATCATCCGATCCCTCATCTCTATGAATAATTACAAGGATCGAGTCTCATTTAACGGTTTCTATAATTGCGTCTGCCTGCGGTTGGTGCTCCAAAAAAGGCCCGATCGCCGTATTACAGAAAAATGAGTATTTCTGCCAGGAAAAGAAGGAGGGGCAGCACATTCTCCATAGTAATAATCAGTATCCCGGTATCGGAGTGGCCATCGCGCGGGGAAGGGTGTGGCACGGATACAGGGAGAGTGATCCTGTAAAAACGAGGCAAGATGAAGTACCCTGATGGAACGCCGGTGCTCACCTCCCACGCCCGTGGTCGGGGAACGCCACCCGCGGCCGTCTGACCACAAAGGAGGCGTCGAGATTCCTGATCATCCTCCGGGCCACCGCCGCCGGGATGCCGACGCCCATGATGTCGGGTGGCAGGGCAGGGTTCACCGTCGGGTCGGTGGGTCCCATGAAGGCGGCGTCCGGCGGGGCGCCGGCCGCCATGCCAGCAGGGTAGGATACGAAGGTCGCACATGCCGGCCCCCAGGGGGCGATTACAGGCGAGAAGGGGTCGGCGCGGTCGAAGTGGACGAGAGCGGCGATATTCCGGATCTCCTCGGAGGTGCCGAAGAGACAGAGCGACCGGACGACGTCGGCGTCGGTCACGGTCCGGCAGGGCCTGATCACCAGGTAGCGTCCCGGCGGGGTAACCGGGCCGGCACATGCAAAACAGGCGTCGACCAGTCCGGGGTCGGCCTTCAGGTACTCAGCCACCCCGCCCCGCACGTCCGGACGCCCGGTGGAGACGAACCAGCGGATATCGTCAGAGCGCTCCGAGAATCCCATGTGAACGAGGCCGCCAGGACAGCACCCCGCCTTCACGTCCTCGCCAAGATACAGTGCGGGGACGTCTGTCCCGCGGGTCGCCATGCGACACATGGCGACGGCAATGCACCGGTGGACCGAAGAAAGGGGGACAGCGTCCGCCGGAACCTCCTCCGCCCCGCAGACGGCAAGGGGCTCTGTCAAGAGCCGAAACGCCGCCGAAAGACGCCTGCCGATGAGGGAAAATTCAGAATTTTTCACGCACGGATCACCATCGGAGGGATAGACGAGAGGGGAGAGAAAGGTATTGATCGGGGGGAGGCACCGGGTCATGCCGGCATGGCCGCGACCCGTTTCATCCTCAAGAGGACTTACTCCCGCCACCGGGGAAGCGTCGAGAGGTACTGCCGCACCATCTCCCTCGCTTTTTCGACAGGCATGCCGAGGTGCTCGGCCATCATCGGCGCATATTTCTCGACCGCCATCTCTTCTGTCAGGTCGGGTTCGACGAACGCCCCGCCCCGATAACAGTGGATGCAGTACCTCGCGCTCTGCGACCCGTCCACCTCTGTCCCGGCGTCCTCGTCCTGTGCAAGGGGCATCCCGCAACTTTCGCAGAAGGCGATCTCCCGTCCGGCCCACCTCTTCAGGCATGAGAGTTGTTCTTTGCAGAACGCTTTCGCATTCTCAAGGGGAATGTCGAACATCTGCGAGAAAATTGCCCCGCCTTTCTCCGCCATCATATCTATGGTGATACCGGGTTCGGTGAAGGCACCGTTCTGGTAGCAGTAGGTGCAGTAGTCCTTCGACCTCTCGCCGTCCGCTTCGATACCGAAGTCGTCCTCTGATCGCATCGGCATTCCACAACTCTGGCATGATTGTGCAGTTATCTCTTCCATAGAAAACCTCCTCGGTATCGAGTGTCCCCGAGGTGCTCAATGAGTAAATGGGATGGGTGGGGATAAATATTTCCGCGGTGCAGACCGGAATGCTCTCTTTATCTCGCGGGGTAAAGGGGTGGAGCGGGAAGACCCCGGCCAACAGGTGCGTGGATGAAAGCGGAGCCGCCCTTCTGGTATGGTCCCAATTATTACGAAAAACGGCTTCGTTGAAATCCTTAGGTTCAGGTTGATGTCTCTCTCCCTTCCATGAGAGCAGACGCGGATCCTCCGCCTTCCCCCTACTGTCTGCCGGGGGCTCCTCGAAGACTTCGCCTTCTCATGCTCGCTAACGCTCGCACCCCCCATCATTGCGATAGGGGGGGGAGGGCAATCTCCTTCATCAGGATCTCTGGTCTCTCTTCCCCGACCCTATCCTGTTTCGGGGTCCGGGGGCATCAGTCCGCCGGCAAAGAGGTGGGGGAAGGCGGGGGATCTGAGCGTCCCTCAAAGGATCAGGGAAAGACATCGATCCTATCATGAGGGTTTCTTCAATCAAAGCCAAATGAACGAGATTTCTGGTATGACCTCATGGTAAATCCCCTCGATCCCATTCATTATTGTGCCTGCATGGCGGAACGTGAGGGTGATGCCCCGCCGGACACGCCCGGGTCAAATACGCCCAGATCTACCTCCGATCTGGGGATCACACCTCCCATTCTGGGCCATATCGGGGAGAACCGGCGATCCGGGCAGAATGGGGTCCGCGGGCGAAACTGGACGAAATCCGACAGGACTCAACGCCCCAGGGCCGTCGATATGAGTGCAGGTAATGCCCCGCCATTCCCGGTCTCCCTGGTGCCGGGAAAGGAAAGGGAGCGGGGTTGGAAATTGTCCGGATCCGGGATCTGGAGATATCTTCAGTATGAGGTCATCCCAAAACGGATCCGAACCTTCATGCACGCCGATGAAAGGGCTCACATTCGGTTCTGAAAAACCCTGTTCTGGCGTCTTGTCCGGGGGGTTTCACCCCCCGATCCCCCCCCTCATTGCGATAGGGGGTGGATGGTAACCTCCTTCATCAGGGTCTCTCTTCCCCGACCCTATCCTGTTTCGGGGGTCCGGGGGCGTCGGTCCCCCGGCAGAGATCTGGGGGAAGGCGGTGGTTTCGCACGATTCTTCATGAAATTCGGGAAGACATCGACCCGATCATGACTCTCCCGAACCCTGCATGCAGAGATGGGGGGAAATTCACCCGGTGATCCTGATCTCGGACCGGATCGTGATCGTGCACGCCCCGTCCCTGAAGACCCTGACCAGGCCACCGCTCTCCGAGACAGTGATGCCGACCGCGGGGATCAGGCGGGTGATCGCCGCCGTCGCCCGGTGCCGACCGCCAAGGCCGCCGGGGAGGTTGACGTCCTTCGCATTCGCGTCAATATATCGGCCAGCCGCACAGATCAGGCCATTCCTGTTCACGACAAAGACGCCGTCGAGCTGGGCAAACTCCTTGACGCTCTCCCAGTTCTCGCGGTTCTTGATGTCCCTGAAGGCGGCGTCATGCCCCTTGTACGGGTTCAGGATGGCCTGGTGCGAGTGGTGGCCGACCTCCTCGTCGTCGCCGATGACGAACGCCGTGCCGATCCTCCGGCCCTCCCGCCCCTCGATCGCGATCTCCATCGCCAGGTTGAGGACGGCGTACATCACTTCCCTGGGGACGATGTCTTCGTAGTTCCTGAGGTCGACGAAGTTTTTGGCGCGTTCGAGGTCGTAGATCAGGATCGCGTACGGAAAGACCGCGACGACGTTGCCGTCCTCGAAACGGCGGGTGAGATAGATCTGCACGGCCGCGTCGAGCATGTGCTGCTCGCAGACCGAGACGATCTCGTTCATCGAGAGGTCTTTCAGGATGTCGAGCTGGAGGTCCTGCACCCAGATCAGGGGCACCCTGGAGAGACAGGTGCAGGGGCGGGTGAAGGAGACGATCGCCTTCGCCCCGATATCCTCCGCGATCTCGGCGGCCACTCGCATCAGCAGTTCGTCATTCATAACAGGCCACGGATCATGCCCGGTATCTCTGACGGCCGCGAGGCGACCGCCACGCCCATCTTTTTCAGCCTCTCGATCTTGGAGCGTGCGTCGCCTTCGCCGCCCTCGATGATCGCACCGGCATGGCCCATCCGCTTGTTCGGCGGAGCCGTGACGCCGGCGATATAGGAGACGATCGGCAGGTCGGTCGAGCGGACGCCCTCCTCTTCGAGATTGCCGCCGACCTCGCCGATGAGGACGACGGCCTTCGTCTGCGGGTCATCCTCGAAACGGGCCAGGACATCGGCAAAGGTCTGGCCGATGACCGGGTCGCCGCCGATGCCGACGACCGTCGACTGCCCAATGCCCCCCTTTGTCAGTTCGTCGACGACCTCGTAGGTGAGGGTGCCGCTCCGGGAGATGACACCGACATGCCCCCTCGTGTACAGGTGGGAGGGCATGATCCCGAGTTTCAGTTCGCCGGGCGAGAGGAGGCCGGGGCAGTTCGGGCCGATGACACTGCAGCCTGAGAGGCCCGCATAGGCGACCGCCTTCATGGCGTCGTGGACAGGGATGTGTTCGGTGATCGCGACGACGAGGTCGAGGCCTGCATGGGCGGCCTCCATGATCGAGTCGCCCGCGGCCCCTGCCGGGACGAAGAGGACGCTCGCCGTTGCGTCGTGCTCGGCAAGGGCCTCCTTCACGGTGTTGTAGACCGGGACGCCGCAGACCTCCTGGCCGCCCTTGCCCGGCGTGACGCCCGCGACGACGCCCCTGCCGCCGACCTCACGCGCGTATTCGTTCATGAGTTTGATGTGGAAGGAGCCCTGCTTGCCTGTCGCGCCCTGCACGATGACGGCGGTGTTCCTGTCTCCGTAGATCATGCCGTCACCTCCACCGCGGCCCTGACAGCCTCGTCCATGCTCCCGAGCATCCGATATCCCTTCTCTGCGAGGAGTCTTCTCCCCTCTTCCTCGTTCGTGCCGGCGAGCCTGACGATGACCTCCTGCTCGACGCCGGCCTCGATGATGCCGCGGGCGACCTCGTCGCACCGGGTGATGCCACCGAGGAGGTTGACGATGATCACCTTCACCGCGGGCATACCCGCGACGAGTCTGACCGCATACTTCACCCTCTCCTGATCGGCACCGCCGCCGACGTCGAGGAAGTTCGCGGCCTTCCCGCCGAAGTGCTCGATGAGGTCGAGCGTCGACATGGTAAGGCCGGCGCCGTTCCCGATGACCCCGATCGCGCCGTCGAGTTCGACATAGGAGAAGCCGTGCTTCTCGGCCTCCTTCTCACGCTCTGTGAGGTCGCGGTTGACCGCGATGCCCTGGCGGGCAAGGGCGTTGTCGTCGACGATCAGTTTTGCGTCGGCCGCGTAGACGCCCTGCGGCGTGGTGACCAGCGGGTTGATCTCGGCGAGAAGGGCGTCCTTCTTGCAGAAGACATGATAGAGTTTGTTGATCATCTCCCGCACGCCCGCAGGGGCGTTCCCGGTGAGTTCCCTGAGGAGGAAGCCCGGGACGTCGGGGAGGAGGGGGGAGAAGGTGACCTTTCTGATCGCGTCAGGGTTTTCTTTTGCCGTCTGCTCGATCTCGACGCCGCCGGCGTCGGCAAAGAGG
This window of the Methanofollis ethanolicus genome carries:
- a CDS encoding histone family protein; the encoded protein is MADLPIAAVVRIAKKNGAERVGSDAAAALVAKAEAYIANLTKEANRLAQHAGRKTIKEEDVELAAKSA
- the hisA gene encoding 1-(5-phosphoribosyl)-5-[(5-phosphoribosylamino)methylideneamino]imidazole-4-carboxamide isomerase, with product MMVFPAVDILNGQCVQLVQGKRESAVAYGTPLENARRWLDAGADALHVINLDGAFGSAQANVREIRELIQETGVFVELGGGIRSREDARAWLEIGVGRVILGTVAVREPEIVRDLSLEFGPEQVMAGVDARGGRVVIEGWEEEAGDYLSWAEHFEMLGAGSLLFTNVSVEGLCRGIDPEPVRHLLEHTDLPVVVAGGVTTPADVRILRDLGVSGVVLGSALYSGKITIREAREAAQ
- the hisB gene encoding imidazoleglycerol-phosphate dehydratase HisB: MRMGEVRRETKETKIGLSIALDGEGGADIATGLPFMDHMLNSFARHGGFGLSIRAKGDLEVDAHHLVEDLGIVLGMALKEAVGDGSGITRFADVAVPMDEALADVAVDVGGRGYLVFTGDFNSPAVGGIDTTLFEHFFYSLCTRAGITAHIRFYGRNDHHMAEAIFKAFGIALAKAVAVDPRRSGVPSTKGTL
- a CDS encoding DUF169 domain-containing protein is translated as MKNSEFSLIGRRLSAAFRLLTEPLAVCGAEEVPADAVPLSSVHRCIAVAMCRMATRGTDVPALYLGEDVKAGCCPGGLVHMGFSERSDDIRWFVSTGRPDVRGGVAEYLKADPGLVDACFACAGPVTPPGRYLVIRPCRTVTDADVVRSLCLFGTSEEIRNIAALVHFDRADPFSPVIAPWGPACATFVSYPAGMAAGAPPDAAFMGPTDPTVNPALPPDIMGVGIPAAVARRMIRNLDASFVVRRPRVAFPDHGRGR
- a CDS encoding DNA integrity scanning protein DisA nucleotide-binding domain protein gives rise to the protein MNDELLMRVAAEIAEDIGAKAIVSFTRPCTCLSRVPLIWVQDLQLDILKDLSMNEIVSVCEQHMLDAAVQIYLTRRFEDGNVVAVFPYAILIYDLERAKNFVDLRNYEDIVPREVMYAVLNLAMEIAIEGREGRRIGTAFVIGDDEEVGHHSHQAILNPYKGHDAAFRDIKNRENWESVKEFAQLDGVFVVNRNGLICAAGRYIDANAKDVNLPGGLGGRHRATAAITRLIPAVGITVSESGGLVRVFRDGACTITIRSEIRITG
- a CDS encoding succinate--CoA ligase subunit beta: MKLLEFEAKELFREEGIRVPKGLLVSKHEEILLHMDEIGDKVVVKAQVDVGGRGKAGGVLMADAANVVETARHLFHTPIKGVPVSRVLIEERLPIEHEYYVSIAIDRSNKQPVILFADAGGVEIEQTAKENPDAIRKVTFSPLLPDVPGFLLRELTGNAPAGVREMINKLYHVFCKKDALLAEINPLVTTPQGVYAADAKLIVDDNALARQGIAVNRDLTEREKEAEKHGFSYVELDGAIGVIGNGAGLTMSTLDLIEHFGGKAANFLDVGGGADQERVKYAVRLVAGMPAVKVIIVNLLGGITRCDEVARGIIEAGVEQEVIVRLAGTNEEEGRRLLAEKGYRMLGSMDEAVRAAVEVTA
- the hisG gene encoding ATP phosphoribosyltransferase; this translates as MTDPIRIRLAIPNKGRIAQPIRDLVEKSGIHLIDGGERKLIAKTVDPEIEVLFARPIDIPEYVANGAADIGITGRDMVMERGSVVDELLDLKMGGATLVVAVPEDAKVKEYADLAGAKVATEFPTITKTFFEKQGISISVVPVGGACEATPYLGIADAIVDLTSTGTTLQTNRLRILGEVLRSSTLVIANPASRTKKREKIQEVLLALESVLRAKGQCYIMMNAHRDALPEIESVLPGLGGPTVMDVASREGLVAVHAVVKEECVYQLITQLKRAGARDILVMSIERMIP
- a CDS encoding zinc ribbon domain-containing protein, producing the protein MEEITAQSCQSCGMPMRSEDDFGIEADGERSKDYCTYCYQNGAFTEPGITIDMMAEKGGAIFSQMFDIPLENAKAFCKEQLSCLKRWAGREIAFCESCGMPLAQDEDAGTEVDGSQSARYCIHCYRGGAFVEPDLTEEMAVEKYAPMMAEHLGMPVEKAREMVRQYLSTLPRWRE
- a CDS encoding methionine adenosyltransferase — translated: MIRNIKVEQLEQTPIENQRIELIERKCIGHPDSIADGVAEAVSRALCKAYLEECGVYLHHNTDQGEIVAGESIPHFGGGKIVKPIYVLLTGRATKTFDGINIPADSIAVEAARSYIKSIIPIMNLERDVIVDCRMGTGSTDLRDVFKVCGGSAIMRANDTSFGVGHAPFSETESLVKGVSDYLDTVYRPKNPAIGTDVKVMGLRDGDAITLTLAVAMVDRYLADIGEYVETVERLKETITEIAPRFTTRKVHVDVNTADDLTAGSVFLTVNGTSAEMGDDGSVGRGNRCNGLITPNRPMSMEATSGKNPINHIGKIYNLLATQLGNTCVAEVDGIEEIYVRLLSQIGHPVDQPLVASAKVIPKPGYDMKTIQPAVEAIIDTGLENISDITEKVVRGELNTF
- the sucD gene encoding succinate--CoA ligase subunit alpha translates to MIYGDRNTAVIVQGATGKQGSFHIKLMNEYAREVGGRGVVAGVTPGKGGQEVCGVPVYNTVKEALAEHDATASVLFVPAGAAGDSIMEAAHAGLDLVVAITEHIPVHDAMKAVAYAGLSGCSVIGPNCPGLLSPGELKLGIMPSHLYTRGHVGVISRSGTLTYEVVDELTKGGIGQSTVVGIGGDPVIGQTFADVLARFEDDPQTKAVVLIGEVGGNLEEEGVRSTDLPIVSYIAGVTAPPNKRMGHAGAIIEGGEGDARSKIERLKKMGVAVASRPSEIPGMIRGLL